Genomic DNA from Schistocerca serialis cubense isolate TAMUIC-IGC-003099 chromosome 5, iqSchSeri2.2, whole genome shotgun sequence:
GTAGAGACTGGATGCCTGTAGGCACGTGGGACTGGTGGTTCAAATGTGGTACCGTCTCACCCCGCTGTGTGACATCACTCGTTCTCGTGGTGGGGCAGAGCCACTAGAACCTGCCCAACTGCCTAccacacgtctctctctctctctctctctctctctctctctctctctctctgtctctctctctctcattctctctctctctacatctgtATAAGTGGAACAGTGTGCCAGCCCTGCAGCCAGTGATTTAAACTCCTGATGATGCTGGAGGAGACAGCTGTCTAAAGCTCAAGTGTTTTATTTGAAACGACGTAGCTTGTAAGCCGATAAGGTTTTTTGGAAGCATACCACCGTGAAAGACTGAGATGACACATTAATATGTACTGAGTGCTTTGTGTTTAACACTTTTGTTGGGACAAATAGTTTTTTAAGTAACTAAATCAAAGTGTACACTTACAAAATATTGTCACCAGCTACTGTGACTTTAAGTATGTCGTTAGaagtttcaatttttattataattttctaatttctacttgtAGGAACGTAACTTAAAGTTAATGAGCAGAGCTGCCCAATTGGAAAAACAGATCAAGGTTTTGATAGACGATAGTGTGGCACTGCTGAAAGCTCGAATGTGTGAGCTCGGCATAAATGCCAGTTCTCCGGGGGACCTGCTTGCCAAGGCAAAGGAAATTGTCCTGAGGCACAAAGAGCTGCAGGCAAAGGCCTCCAAACTTCAGGCACAGGTAAAGTTTTAGCAAATTTATCACCTGTTACTTCTAGTTTTACAATTATTGTGATGCTTTAGTTCAGTGACATGTTTTGCAAATGACAAAATTGTATTTTCACGTAATCAAATACTCTTGTACTACATgattagttttttcttttttcaagtgGCACAAATAAGAGTAACGGCACAAATAAGAGTAACGGcacaaataaaataagagtaaattaaaactttgtgcagcCAAAGAGGATATATCACATTTTCATTTACCCAGCTAGTGGCGTCTACTGAATCTGGCACGAACCAAGTGTTGGAGGGTCTTTCTTTACGTGGAGTTGATGGTGTGCGTTAATTAATATTTTCAGATGCCAAACTGCTGAGAAATATATGGCCCAATGGTAATCCATTCCACTAATGAAACCTTTATATTTTGAGAAGTGGTGGAGGACAAGCCTTCATAATATTATCTTCTGTTTCTCaagttggacacacacacacacacacacacacacacacacacacacacacagtgtgggaTCTTGTCCCAGATTCGTAATTTCGGTTCCCCACATTACTTACAACAAATTATGGTTTTATGTCTTTCAAAACAACACTATAAATTTCCTTCCATAAACTTCTCCTACCGAAGCTCGTATCCAGTGGCTGATAACATTGTCGTCAGTGGGATGTCAAacctaatttttcttctttttgctaAATGAAAATTTAAGGTTTAGATGACTAGTATATTTATTTTACGTATTGGTAAACAACAGAAGCAATATTGACATTTTGATCAGCAGATTTTGAAGGCAGTGAAGTCGTCCTTAAGGTACAGGATGAAAGAACAAAGATTACAAATTCCCTGTGTTATGATGATAGACACACATGGAAGAATTTCATTTTTTACAGTACTAACAAGTGTTTAGAAAATTacgtattattattttttatcagtcttGGAAAAAAACGTGCACTAGTTTGATGAAGAGAATTCCAGTTGGCCTTCTGTCTGTTTACAGTATATTTACTACTGCAACCATTTTTGTATAGTTTGTGATACCATAGAGAGCAATGTCTTTGAACTGAATCTTCCTGTATGTATTTAGTGACTGTAgttttattttgttgaaaattgcATCTTTTTCAGGTTTCGTCATTGGAACAAGACCAAGCAAAGTACATGAGCATGAGACAGCAAGAAATACTGGAAAAGTATCGTAAAGCTGGAATAATAAATGGTGCTAATCAAGGAAGTATAGATATATCTGTATTAACACAGGACTATATATTAAAGGAAATTTCCGCAACACTGACACACAGGAAGAAGCTACGCACAAAAGTATCGAGATTAGAAACGGAACTGACAGCTCTTCAAAAAGTGAGTGAAGACAGGAAACCTCAGCTGAGTCAGTTCTCATCAGGATCGAGAATTCAAAACGGTACAGGTGTGTATGATGGTGCGAGCCCTGTGGCAGATGGCACTGCTTCACCCCGCCACTCGCTGCAAGCGACGGCCGGCTTGTCTGCTCACCACGGTCATTCTCCTGTGGCAAAAGCTCAGAGAAAGTCGAGAGAGAATCGTTCCCGCTCTCAAGATTGGCCAGATGTTCCAGATATCGGAAAGATTGAAGAAAATAACCCAGAGATACTGGCTCAGAAGATTTTGGAAACTGGAAGGCAGATAGAGGCTGGAAAGATCAGAGAAGTGCCGAAATTTAACGGAAGTCACATTCCCTCCTTACCCCAACCAGAAACAGGAACTTCAAATGGCGATTTAACTCGTGCCGTAAACAGGTTCAGAGAATATGGTGGCACTCATGGCTATTCTAAACACGAATCCCAGGTGGCGACCTCTAGAGGACAGCAGCGCAGCTGTGCGGTGCCGACAGACACGAAGCCGGCTAAGCAACCGAGGCCTCAGAGTCGTCCCGAGCCGACAGGAGTTTCTGGCGGCCGAGGGCAGGAGCCCCCGAGGGTCGCAAATTTTGAAGACAGGCTGAAGAGTATCATCACCAGTGTTCTGAATGAGGACCAGCAAAATAGACAGCAGCAAACTTCCCACAACCTGCAAGTACCTGCTCCTCCACCTCCGAGTGGTTACTCGCATATAACTAACGTGACAAATACAGTCGCGAATACGTTTGGCACAAGTGGAAGTTTCTGTACGAGTGGAAACACGAGCTCGCAGGCACTCGCTTGCGGTATCGTGAATAGTGAGACCGGAAAGGTTAACCGTGATTTCAAAAAAGGTAGCTACGAAGGGGAGAGACAGTTCCGTAGGGAGTCTCGAGAAAAGTGTGGTAACCCAGGCGGTGCTCATCCGAGAAACGTCGCTGCTCTCCAGCAGCCCGACTACACCCAGGTGTCTCCTGCAAAACTGGCACTGCGGCGACATTTGTCCCAGGAGAAGCTAGCTGCCGCTTCTGCTCAACAGATACAGTCCCTGGGAAGTGGTGAGAAAGGGTTTGTAGCCACCAGAACCATCGGTGACCTCGTTAATGGCGAAATTGAAAGGACGTTAGAAATATCTAACCAGAGCATTATAAATGCCGCTGTAGACATGAGCTCTATGGTCGTCGGCACTGTGTCTTCTGCAACAGTGGTGAATCAGAATATACCGAGGCCGGAGAGAGTGAATGTGAGAGTGACACGTGTCGTGGAAGAAAATGTTGCTAGAAGAGATGACGACAGAATTAGCACATGTGCCAACAGCTCCGGAAGCGTATCACCCCCTCGGCGCACGCCAGTCTATTCACCCATATCGAGACCTAGCAGTGCCGAAGGTGGTATTATCGTTCCTGGAAATCCGCCAACACCTGTGGGTAATCTGCAGCAACGGGCGCCGTCCTTGGAGGGTCTGGCATACCCTCAGCACAGACCAAAGTCACCCTTAAATCGACACCCTCACCACGGCCTCGCGACACTGGCTCACGTCGCATATGACCGTGTGAATAGTGGCTATGCACCGCAACCGACATCCGTAGTGCCCCGTAGCTTTTCTCCAAGAACGACTGTCCTCTATCCACTGCCATCATCTGGTTATCCCCAGAGATCTGCTCCTCACACTGTGTCTTCTGCTTCATGTCGGTACGCCACATCTTGCACTGAAGCTAGCTTCTCCCCGGTCCAGCTACCTAGAGCTGACATTAAACCGTACCACGAGTCATACTTCAGTGACACGAAACCGCCCATCATTGTGAGTGCAGCACTGGCTCAACAAGACCACAAGCCACCTGTGTCAGTGCAGTCTGAAGAGGCAGCTACGCCAAAACCGCACTACTCTGGGAGTGTCGACGATGGCTCATTTGCTCCTGTCGAGGGCCTGGCAGCCACACTACGTGCAAGGATACTTGGCGACAGAGAAACTGCTACACCCGAACACGTGCGACGTCCGGATTCCTTGAGTGTCAAGATAGAGGTGGAGGATTCCGCTAAAAGATCGGATTGTATGATGTATGAAAACAGGCAGCAAGTTCAACGAGTAGACGCATTGAAACCTGAACACGAATACGAACAGGAGAATGAGTTGGAAGAGCAGAGGATTAGTGATCCGAGGTATGTAACAACCTTAAGTTCTGATGAGGCGAAGAAGATGAGAGTGCCTCACTCTAGTACAGCACAGTCGAATACAGCGATAATACAGAATGTTGCTTCCACTGTGGAAGTGAAAACTGAAGTAGTTGAGGGATCGACAAAGCCTCTGTCTGAAACTGAGGAGAGTTTTTTAAAATCGAGCAATGTGAACAGCCAGTATCACAGTAACAAACGTGCTTCACCTGTTATCCAGGGGCCTGTGCGGCATCACAAGAAACAACACTTATGTACTAACTCTGAAATACCTGCAGAAGGGGACAGTGGCATCTCCTCGGTGTCGAGTATCGGGCCGACTTTGGCAATTAATGCTGCCTCATCTCCTGAACTGAATTCGGGCATATCTACACCCTCCACTCCTTCGACATCTGCAGCAGGAGAACAAGGCTCGGAGAGAAGTAGCAGCAGATTGATAGAGGAGCGTGACGAAGGTTAGTTCTGTCAAGTATTAAGATCTCTTTATGATTCTGCTGTTCACTTAACTTTATGAGAAAGAAAGTGATTATTTTTCTTCCCATCTTTTTTTCAGTGGCTTTGACACGCTGTGTGTACCTATGctgtaacatttttcattttcgtatCTTACTGTACTTGAAGTAAGATGTTATCTGCAGAGTGTTCATAAAAGAATGTCAcagttataaattttaatagtATGAGCTATAACCATTGTAGAGTGTCGGTTCAAGGTCACACTTAAAGAGTAATTCAAACAATTATGCCACCATTACCACTACTCATTATAATTGTCAGCCTTgatcactgtaattttttttaatatacatctTGATGAATTTTGGCATCATCAGACTCTGTCAGATAAACACAACAAATGAGAAGTAATATTTCTACCACAAATACAATAGTGCATTGTTTAGAACAAGACCAACATACCATATTTAAAACCTTGGTACTCGATATCTCATTAATTCATCTTCCACTCGTACCGTTTCTAGTGCTGTTTAGTAAGAAGGACCTCGTACAACTATCTGTGGCCATTATTTTTCTTGCTAAATGCAGATGGACTTGTCAGCTAAAACTCAAAATTAAGTATACAgtaatttcaaaaaataatgtacttAGTATGTTCCATCTGTAGATGTTACTGAGATTTTTAGTAGGACAGTTCCAATTCGTCACTATCATTTGATAAAAAATAGCACACAGTCATTTCATAGAAATAGCAGGGAGTCATTTTGCAGAGCTCAATGTAACTTCATCGTACTGTAATTTTTGTAGCTGTATTGTGCCCTATTTCATTTTTCATAATccgaaaatataaaacataatgacTTTACTAATAAATTATATAGCACAAGCATTAACATCTTAACACAGAAAGCAGTGCCGACTTAGGTTTTGTTGCTCTCTCACAGCTGTTGTGTTTACTTGTATTGGTGACATTGCAAAATGTGGCAATATCTGCCGCAGCCTGCGACCAGGGCACACATGATGGACTTTGGACAAGCACCATcctcagcccagcccagcccactCACAACGCTTCTACACTAGTATGTCTTGGAATACATCAAAGCACCAGAATCATTTTGTTTGTTAAGCACACACTGTGGCTCTCTTTTGCCATGAGTAAAGATCTGTTTCTTCTAATACATTTAGTGTGCCATCTTCGcaggtgtgtgtgtggtttttttttttttttttataaaaaaaaagaatcgtattgaccaactaggatcacgttaacaacttcaattcctcttcttcctttattgttgtttcctattttttttagtattccctcattttctccccatgaagtctcttcctttcttctgtccatgttgttccctattttttatttcttctgctttgaaagccttccaaatttagtattttgtttttaaaacggtttctttctgctatttctgattctttgatgttgttcctttcaagatcttttcttactcctgtaatccatgctattgtagatttcttcttccagtttttttatttattttttttatataaaaaaccaCCCAAATCCAtgaatttattatgtttgttatgtATGTATTATCACAGGTGCTCTTTTTAGTGTcattagttttctttttttctttaacctAATTGAACATCATCTTCGCTTCATTCACTTTATATGTGGCCCTCACCCCTTGAGTGTTTATGCCAAGTTCTTTCTTGATTTCGTCAATTTTGAGTGTATTTGGGTGGCTGGAGGCGGCATTTATAATTGCATCTGTGTTTGTCAGTTTTCTGAACACTCAAAATAAATGTTTGACATCTGTATTGGCTGCTTTTAGATTAAGAAAGTTGATGCTATTCTCTTTCTCGAGCTCTtcaacaaatttgatttttaaatGCATTTCGCTCATCTTTTTGGCTGTTCTACAAATGACATTCTTAACACCATTATAGAGCAGAAAGATGTCAACAGTATCTTCTGCAGTAGATAATTTTGTCAAATATGTCTGGATCTGATCCTAAAACGCTGTCCTCTAGTTCGTTAATACAGATATCAGACAAAGTTTCTGCTCAACTGTTTTCTGTGGCTAACCCATCTTGCTGATTATACAATTTGTCATGAAATTTAAAATAGTTAAGACAGAGCTCATTCTAAAAGTTGCATGAGCTCAGCACACTCGGTGTAACTAATGTTCCTATGTGTGAGGAAATTTTTCTACACAACATCCTGCCTTTTCCTGATTAGTATGTTTctatgcaagtttactgtatcaattgagGCAAGAGTAGCACCTTTCGGAGTCCCAGTATCTTTTACAAAGTCTGCAAAATTGTAACTGTTTTTCCCATCAAATgatcttccaaaagtataaaatgcTTTAAATATCTTATTACATTCCATATTAATTTTATAATTAGGGAATTAGATATTATCTATTGGCCTGATCAGCAGATGATCTTTATATAGCTTAATTTGTGCTCTTAGTTCTCGAATAGCTGGATTTGTCATGTCATGACCAGTTTCTTTCTATCTCTGTAGTCATTGAACTTGGCAGTTGGATTTAGTGAGCAGACACACAGTTGGAAGAAGAGTGCCCTCGGTAACCTTGTGAATACTGATAAACATAAAATAGCCTATACCCAGGAAAATTAATTCGAGATCTTTATTCACAGCAAAAGAGAACCACTGTGCCTGCTTGATGAACAAAATGAATTTAGATTAAAATGGTATTTTAGCAATTTCCAAGACTGACTAATATAGCAATATGATGAGTGGGGGTAGGCTGGGCCAAGGATGATGCTTGCCTGAAGTCCATCACACATGCATCAATCACGAAGCATGGAAGACCTAGCCACATTTTTCAGTGTCGACACAGCAGTTGTGAAATGGTGACGACCCCTAAGTCAACACTGCATTTCATGTTAGATGTTCATGCCAGTGTTGTATACATTAGTAACAAAGCAGTTATGTGTTATATCCTCAGCTGATGAAAAGAAAAAGAGGTTGGAAAAAATCTTTACGTGAATTACAGTACAAATGAAGTAACTTTAAGCTCTGCTAAATGAGTGTGTGCTATTTCTATGAAATCCCTGTACGTAATTTTTTATGAAAGACAGTATGTTCAGTTTGTAAACATTACCTTGAATTTTAGTAGGATGGTTCGGTTGAATGTCCACGTCCTTGACCACTGAACTAGTCATAATGGTCAGTATGACAGCACTCTTCTCCACTGGCTTCCAAATTCACCTGATCACATGCCATGTAATTTTTGGTTTTGGGTTTTATAAAAAATTGCATCCACGTTCTACCACTACACAATGATGTGCCAGAATAGAGGCACAGAACCAAAGATGCTATTGCTTCTGTTACTCCTCTGTTGTAAAGTGTGGGAAGAATTGGATTTTAGGTTCTATA
This window encodes:
- the LOC126480701 gene encoding histone-lysine N-methyltransferase, H3 lysine-79 specific isoform X1, whose product is MALELRLHSPAGAEAVVYQWPLSSGTGSDKHDGALEIVETIRWVCEDLPELKLPLENNILCDYDTRSYESMKNLCDRYNRAIDSIVQLEKGTSLPAQRLNKHPSRGLLRHILQQVYNQAVTDPEKLNQYEPFSPEVYGETSYDLVCQMIDQIEITKDDVFVDLGSGVGQVVLQMAAATPCKICFGVERAEIPSMYAEAMNVHFRKWMRWYGKKYGEYRLIKGDFLNDEHREKIISATIVFVNNFAFGPTVDHMLKERFADLKDGARIVSSKSFCPLNFRITDRNLSDIGTIMHVSEMTPLRGSVSWTNKPVSYYLHIIDRAKLERYFQGLKNPKLKGGGAAAGGEEENTPPRTSRDRARRDLSKQLNLDTSSNSSHDSDDSSALVTSRVVTGPTTRRAWSDWCSSKGKSSQSEEENNNSSSNNGKAKARHPKKLRRKLTRVGKQQPPPPQQIVNIPPPRAQTKRGARGRVKKGKSKKAIKINGLDLLHSQTLLSTSPQAIGKKLPPAPGCVDQQLTSLSLNTSSVHEELDIPPAPAETPYALQILLDLYRAQFLQMVDMMKNPAFRDSVEVQIETEKERNLKLMSRAAQLEKQIKVLIDDSVALLKARMCELGINASSPGDLLAKAKEIVLRHKELQAKASKLQAQVSSLEQDQAKYMSMRQQEILEKYRKAGIINGANQGSIDISVLTQDYILKEISATLTHRKKLRTKVSRLETELTALQKVSEDRKPQLSQFSSGSRIQNGTGVYDGASPVADGTASPRHSLQATAGLSAHHGHSPVAKAQRKSRENRSRSQDWPDVPDIGKIEENNPEILAQKILETGRQIEAGKIREVPKFNGSHIPSLPQPETGTSNGDLTRAVNRFREYGGTHGYSKHESQVATSRGQQRSCAVPTDTKPAKQPRPQSRPEPTGVSGGRGQEPPRVANFEDRLKSIITSVLNEDQQNRQQQTSHNLQVPAPPPPSGYSHITNVTNTVANTFGTSGSFCTSGNTSSQALACGIVNSETGKVNRDFKKGSYEGERQFRRESREKCGNPGGAHPRNVAALQQPDYTQVSPAKLALRRHLSQEKLAAASAQQIQSLGSGEKGFVATRTIGDLVNGEIERTLEISNQSIINAAVDMSSMVVGTVSSATVVNQNIPRPERVNVRVTRVVEENVARRDDDRISTCANSSGSVSPPRRTPVYSPISRPSSAEGGIIVPGNPPTPVGNLQQRAPSLEGLAYPQHRPKSPLNRHPHHGLATLAHVAYDRVNSGYAPQPTSVVPRSFSPRTTVLYPLPSSGYPQRSAPHTVSSASCRYATSCTEASFSPVQLPRADIKPYHESYFSDTKPPIIVSAALAQQDHKPPVSVQSEEAATPKPHYSGSVDDGSFAPVEGLAATLRARILGDRETATPEHVRRPDSLSVKIEVEDSAKRSDCMMYENRQQVQRVDALKPEHEYEQENELEEQRISDPRYVTTLSSDEAKKMRVPHSSTAQSNTAIIQNVASTVEVKTEVVEGSTKPLSETEESFLKSSNVNSQYHSNKRASPVIQGPVRHHKKQHLCTNSEIPAEGDSGISSVSSIGPTLAINAASSPELNSGISTPSTPSTSAAGEQGSERSSSRLIEERDEEMDEEEADGRKVDKWQDKISSGFDRLMSFASTELDKRRRSTEGSSPRAGDVAASCNTSPDSGIGHGDPPQLPSTLPNTSTKKRSLEVGGSSPGPKMPRLFKTPTSKPSPDRAGRDSPPVLEPPLVEDTAGPPRTPSPSSADEPPPVSTGPSFSPAPLDGPYSPVSVTSVPLTNGESCSPPPALPPSVPIRYHRSEHGDHKSRADHHFKKKFFHRENWTSSNHWQHNAPPAGHHSHHHKGKFRPKGKDWEWHGTKGHHMSAGITPDFSIPPPHLVNTSLPPPYHPHHRHSSRYRGHQSWERYGGSHDGAGPDSSIDPGSSHHLT
- the LOC126480701 gene encoding histone-lysine N-methyltransferase, H3 lysine-79 specific isoform X2, whose protein sequence is MIDQIEITKDDVFVDLGSGVGQVVLQMAAATPCKICFGVERAEIPSMYAEAMNVHFRKWMRWYGKKYGEYRLIKGDFLNDEHREKIISATIVFVNNFAFGPTVDHMLKERFADLKDGARIVSSKSFCPLNFRITDRNLSDIGTIMHVSEMTPLRGSVSWTNKPVSYYLHIIDRAKLERYFQGLKNPKLKGGGAAAGGEEENTPPRTSRDRARRDLSKQLNLDTSSNSSHDSDDSSALVTSRVVTGPTTRRAWSDWCSSKGKSSQSEEENNNSSSNNGKAKARHPKKLRRKLTRVGKQQPPPPQQIVNIPPPRAQTKRGARGRVKKGKSKKAIKINGLDLLHSQTLLSTSPQAIGKKLPPAPGCVDQQLTSLSLNTSSVHEELDIPPAPAETPYALQILLDLYRAQFLQMVDMMKNPAFRDSVEVQIETEKERNLKLMSRAAQLEKQIKVLIDDSVALLKARMCELGINASSPGDLLAKAKEIVLRHKELQAKASKLQAQVSSLEQDQAKYMSMRQQEILEKYRKAGIINGANQGSIDISVLTQDYILKEISATLTHRKKLRTKVSRLETELTALQKVSEDRKPQLSQFSSGSRIQNGTGVYDGASPVADGTASPRHSLQATAGLSAHHGHSPVAKAQRKSRENRSRSQDWPDVPDIGKIEENNPEILAQKILETGRQIEAGKIREVPKFNGSHIPSLPQPETGTSNGDLTRAVNRFREYGGTHGYSKHESQVATSRGQQRSCAVPTDTKPAKQPRPQSRPEPTGVSGGRGQEPPRVANFEDRLKSIITSVLNEDQQNRQQQTSHNLQVPAPPPPSGYSHITNVTNTVANTFGTSGSFCTSGNTSSQALACGIVNSETGKVNRDFKKGSYEGERQFRRESREKCGNPGGAHPRNVAALQQPDYTQVSPAKLALRRHLSQEKLAAASAQQIQSLGSGEKGFVATRTIGDLVNGEIERTLEISNQSIINAAVDMSSMVVGTVSSATVVNQNIPRPERVNVRVTRVVEENVARRDDDRISTCANSSGSVSPPRRTPVYSPISRPSSAEGGIIVPGNPPTPVGNLQQRAPSLEGLAYPQHRPKSPLNRHPHHGLATLAHVAYDRVNSGYAPQPTSVVPRSFSPRTTVLYPLPSSGYPQRSAPHTVSSASCRYATSCTEASFSPVQLPRADIKPYHESYFSDTKPPIIVSAALAQQDHKPPVSVQSEEAATPKPHYSGSVDDGSFAPVEGLAATLRARILGDRETATPEHVRRPDSLSVKIEVEDSAKRSDCMMYENRQQVQRVDALKPEHEYEQENELEEQRISDPRYVTTLSSDEAKKMRVPHSSTAQSNTAIIQNVASTVEVKTEVVEGSTKPLSETEESFLKSSNVNSQYHSNKRASPVIQGPVRHHKKQHLCTNSEIPAEGDSGISSVSSIGPTLAINAASSPELNSGISTPSTPSTSAAGEQGSERSSSRLIEERDEEMDEEEADGRKVDKWQDKISSGFDRLMSFASTELDKRRRSTEGSSPRAGDVAASCNTSPDSGIGHGDPPQLPSTLPNTSTKKRSLEVGGSSPGPKMPRLFKTPTSKPSPDRAGRDSPPVLEPPLVEDTAGPPRTPSPSSADEPPPVSTGPSFSPAPLDGPYSPVSVTSVPLTNGESCSPPPALPPSVPIRYHRSEHGDHKSRADHHFKKKFFHRENWTSSNHWQHNAPPAGHHSHHHKGKFRPKGKDWEWHGTKGHHMSAGITPDFSIPPPHLVNTSLPPPYHPHHRHSSRYRGHQSWERYGGSHDGAGPDSSIDPGSSHHLT